Proteins co-encoded in one Microcebus murinus isolate Inina chromosome 5, M.murinus_Inina_mat1.0, whole genome shotgun sequence genomic window:
- the LOC105857243 gene encoding serine/threonine-protein kinase Sgk1 isoform X1, which produces MGEMQGAPARARLESLLRPRHKKRAEAQKRSESFLLSGLAFMKQRRMGLNDFIQKIANNSYACKHPEVQSILKISQPQEPELMNANPSPPPSPSQQINLGPSSNPHAKPSDFHFLKVIGKGSFGKVLLARHKAEEVFYAVKVLQKKAILKKKEEKHIMSERNVLLKNVKHPFLVGLHFSFQTADKLYFVLDYINGGELFYHLQRERCFLEPRARFYAAEIASALGYLHSLNIVYRDLKPENILLDSQGHIVLTDFGLCKENIEHNGTTSTFCGTPEYLAPEVLHKQPYDRTVDWWCLGAVLYEMLYGLPPFYSRNTAEMYDNILNKPLQLKPNITNSARHLLEGLLQKDRTKRLGAKDDFMEIKSHVFFSLINWDDLINKKITPPFNPNVSGPSDLRHFDPEFTEEPVPNSIGRSPDSILITASVKEAAKAFLGFSYAPPMDSFL; this is translated from the exons ATGGGGGAGATGCAGGGCGCGCCGGCCCGGGCCCGGCTCGAGTCGCTGCTGCGGCCCCGCCACAAAAAGAGGGCCGAGGCGCAGAAGCGGAGCGAGTCCTTCCTGCTGAGCGGACTGG CTTTCATGAAACAGAGGAGGATGGGGCTGAACGACTTTATTCAGAAGATTGCCAATAACTCCTATGCATGCAAGCA CCCTGAAGTTCAGTCGATCTTGAAAATCTCCCAGCCTCAGGAGCCTGAGCTTATGAATGCCAACCCTTCTCCCCCA CCAAGTCCTTCTCAGCAAATCAACCTTGGCCCGTCATCCAACCCTCATGCTAAACCATCTGACTTTCACTTCTTGAAAGTGATTGGGAAAGGCAGTTTTGGAAAG GTTCTTCTAGCAAGACACAAGGCAGAAGAAGTGTTCTATGCAGTCAAAGTTTTACAGAAGAAAGCAATCCTGAAAAAGAAGGAG GAGAAGCATATCATGTCAGAGCGGAATGTTTTATTGAAGAATGTGAAACACCCTTTCCTGGTGGGCCTTCACTTCTCTTTCCAGACTGCTGACAAATTGTACTTTGTCCTAGACTACATTAACGGTGGAGAG TTGTTCTACCATCTCCAGAGAGAACGCTGCTTTCTGGAACCACGGGCTCGTTTCTATGCTGCTGAAATAGCCAGTGCCTTGGGTTACCTGCACTCTCTGAACATCGTGTATAG agaCTTAAAACCTGAGAATATTTTGCTAGATTCCCAGGGACACATTGTCCTTACTGACTTTGGACTCTGCAAGGAAAACATTGAGCACAATGGCACGACATCTACCTTCTGTGGCACACCTGAG TATCTCGCACCTGAGGTGCTGCATAAGCAGCCCTACGACAGGACCGTGGACTGGTGGTGCCTCGGGGCCGTCTTGTATGAGATGCTCTATGGCCTG CCTCCTTTTTATAGCCGAAACACAGCAGAGATGTACGACAACATTCTGAACAAGCCCCTCCAGTTGAAACCAAATATCACGAATTCCGCAAGACACCTCCTGGAGGGCCTGCTGCAGAAGGACAGGACTAAGCGGCTGGGGGCCAAGGACGACTTT ATGGAGATTAAGAGTCATGTCTTCTTCTCCCTAATTAACTGGGATGATCTCATTAATAAGAAGATTACTCCTCCTTTTAACCCAAATGTG AGTGGACCCAGCGACCTGCGGCACTTTGATCCCGAGTTTACCGAAGAGCCGGTCCCCAACTCCATCGGCAGGTCCCCCGACAGCATCCTCATCACGGCCAGCGTCAAGGAAGCGGCCAAGGCCTTCCTAGGCTTCTCCTACGCACCTCCCATGGACTCATTCCTTTGA
- the LOC105857243 gene encoding serine/threonine-protein kinase Sgk1 isoform X2, whose amino-acid sequence MTVKTEAARGTLTYSRMRGMVAILIAFMKQRRMGLNDFIQKIANNSYACKHPEVQSILKISQPQEPELMNANPSPPPSPSQQINLGPSSNPHAKPSDFHFLKVIGKGSFGKVLLARHKAEEVFYAVKVLQKKAILKKKEEKHIMSERNVLLKNVKHPFLVGLHFSFQTADKLYFVLDYINGGELFYHLQRERCFLEPRARFYAAEIASALGYLHSLNIVYRDLKPENILLDSQGHIVLTDFGLCKENIEHNGTTSTFCGTPEYLAPEVLHKQPYDRTVDWWCLGAVLYEMLYGLPPFYSRNTAEMYDNILNKPLQLKPNITNSARHLLEGLLQKDRTKRLGAKDDFMEIKSHVFFSLINWDDLINKKITPPFNPNVSGPSDLRHFDPEFTEEPVPNSIGRSPDSILITASVKEAAKAFLGFSYAPPMDSFL is encoded by the exons ATGACGGTGAAAACCGAGGCTGCTAGGGGCACGCTCACTTACTCCAGAATGAGGGGAATGGTGGCAATTCTCATCG CTTTCATGAAACAGAGGAGGATGGGGCTGAACGACTTTATTCAGAAGATTGCCAATAACTCCTATGCATGCAAGCA CCCTGAAGTTCAGTCGATCTTGAAAATCTCCCAGCCTCAGGAGCCTGAGCTTATGAATGCCAACCCTTCTCCCCCA CCAAGTCCTTCTCAGCAAATCAACCTTGGCCCGTCATCCAACCCTCATGCTAAACCATCTGACTTTCACTTCTTGAAAGTGATTGGGAAAGGCAGTTTTGGAAAG GTTCTTCTAGCAAGACACAAGGCAGAAGAAGTGTTCTATGCAGTCAAAGTTTTACAGAAGAAAGCAATCCTGAAAAAGAAGGAG GAGAAGCATATCATGTCAGAGCGGAATGTTTTATTGAAGAATGTGAAACACCCTTTCCTGGTGGGCCTTCACTTCTCTTTCCAGACTGCTGACAAATTGTACTTTGTCCTAGACTACATTAACGGTGGAGAG TTGTTCTACCATCTCCAGAGAGAACGCTGCTTTCTGGAACCACGGGCTCGTTTCTATGCTGCTGAAATAGCCAGTGCCTTGGGTTACCTGCACTCTCTGAACATCGTGTATAG agaCTTAAAACCTGAGAATATTTTGCTAGATTCCCAGGGACACATTGTCCTTACTGACTTTGGACTCTGCAAGGAAAACATTGAGCACAATGGCACGACATCTACCTTCTGTGGCACACCTGAG TATCTCGCACCTGAGGTGCTGCATAAGCAGCCCTACGACAGGACCGTGGACTGGTGGTGCCTCGGGGCCGTCTTGTATGAGATGCTCTATGGCCTG CCTCCTTTTTATAGCCGAAACACAGCAGAGATGTACGACAACATTCTGAACAAGCCCCTCCAGTTGAAACCAAATATCACGAATTCCGCAAGACACCTCCTGGAGGGCCTGCTGCAGAAGGACAGGACTAAGCGGCTGGGGGCCAAGGACGACTTT ATGGAGATTAAGAGTCATGTCTTCTTCTCCCTAATTAACTGGGATGATCTCATTAATAAGAAGATTACTCCTCCTTTTAACCCAAATGTG AGTGGACCCAGCGACCTGCGGCACTTTGATCCCGAGTTTACCGAAGAGCCGGTCCCCAACTCCATCGGCAGGTCCCCCGACAGCATCCTCATCACGGCCAGCGTCAAGGAAGCGGCCAAGGCCTTCCTAGGCTTCTCCTACGCACCTCCCATGGACTCATTCCTTTGA
- the LOC105857243 gene encoding serine/threonine-protein kinase Sgk1 isoform X3 — translation MKEEAIKSPLKAFMKQRRMGLNDFIQKIANNSYACKHPEVQSILKISQPQEPELMNANPSPPPSPSQQINLGPSSNPHAKPSDFHFLKVIGKGSFGKVLLARHKAEEVFYAVKVLQKKAILKKKEEKHIMSERNVLLKNVKHPFLVGLHFSFQTADKLYFVLDYINGGELFYHLQRERCFLEPRARFYAAEIASALGYLHSLNIVYRDLKPENILLDSQGHIVLTDFGLCKENIEHNGTTSTFCGTPEYLAPEVLHKQPYDRTVDWWCLGAVLYEMLYGLPPFYSRNTAEMYDNILNKPLQLKPNITNSARHLLEGLLQKDRTKRLGAKDDFMEIKSHVFFSLINWDDLINKKITPPFNPNVSGPSDLRHFDPEFTEEPVPNSIGRSPDSILITASVKEAAKAFLGFSYAPPMDSFL, via the exons ATGAAAGAGGAGGCTATAAAATCCCCTTTGAAAG CTTTCATGAAACAGAGGAGGATGGGGCTGAACGACTTTATTCAGAAGATTGCCAATAACTCCTATGCATGCAAGCA CCCTGAAGTTCAGTCGATCTTGAAAATCTCCCAGCCTCAGGAGCCTGAGCTTATGAATGCCAACCCTTCTCCCCCA CCAAGTCCTTCTCAGCAAATCAACCTTGGCCCGTCATCCAACCCTCATGCTAAACCATCTGACTTTCACTTCTTGAAAGTGATTGGGAAAGGCAGTTTTGGAAAG GTTCTTCTAGCAAGACACAAGGCAGAAGAAGTGTTCTATGCAGTCAAAGTTTTACAGAAGAAAGCAATCCTGAAAAAGAAGGAG GAGAAGCATATCATGTCAGAGCGGAATGTTTTATTGAAGAATGTGAAACACCCTTTCCTGGTGGGCCTTCACTTCTCTTTCCAGACTGCTGACAAATTGTACTTTGTCCTAGACTACATTAACGGTGGAGAG TTGTTCTACCATCTCCAGAGAGAACGCTGCTTTCTGGAACCACGGGCTCGTTTCTATGCTGCTGAAATAGCCAGTGCCTTGGGTTACCTGCACTCTCTGAACATCGTGTATAG agaCTTAAAACCTGAGAATATTTTGCTAGATTCCCAGGGACACATTGTCCTTACTGACTTTGGACTCTGCAAGGAAAACATTGAGCACAATGGCACGACATCTACCTTCTGTGGCACACCTGAG TATCTCGCACCTGAGGTGCTGCATAAGCAGCCCTACGACAGGACCGTGGACTGGTGGTGCCTCGGGGCCGTCTTGTATGAGATGCTCTATGGCCTG CCTCCTTTTTATAGCCGAAACACAGCAGAGATGTACGACAACATTCTGAACAAGCCCCTCCAGTTGAAACCAAATATCACGAATTCCGCAAGACACCTCCTGGAGGGCCTGCTGCAGAAGGACAGGACTAAGCGGCTGGGGGCCAAGGACGACTTT ATGGAGATTAAGAGTCATGTCTTCTTCTCCCTAATTAACTGGGATGATCTCATTAATAAGAAGATTACTCCTCCTTTTAACCCAAATGTG AGTGGACCCAGCGACCTGCGGCACTTTGATCCCGAGTTTACCGAAGAGCCGGTCCCCAACTCCATCGGCAGGTCCCCCGACAGCATCCTCATCACGGCCAGCGTCAAGGAAGCGGCCAAGGCCTTCCTAGGCTTCTCCTACGCACCTCCCATGGACTCATTCCTTTGA